A region of Ignatzschineria larvae DSM 13226 DNA encodes the following proteins:
- a CDS encoding fumarylacetoacetate hydrolase family protein has product MTMPHILLNQAIKPVQNIFCIGRNYAKHIAELNNATPSEPLVFLKPTSSLAHCDLPIQLPTFSDDIHYETEIVLYIKENCDHISKEKALSIIGGYGIGLDLTARDIQSQIKAKGEPWTKCKGFRNAAIVSDFVAPSAITNFDNIHFSFKQNGVLKQQGESQLMLYSIADIIVYLVETYGLTEGDLIYTGTPEGVGPLAPGDQLEMTLESVIQTTLTIAK; this is encoded by the coding sequence ATGACAATGCCCCATATTCTACTCAATCAAGCAATTAAACCGGTACAAAATATCTTCTGTATTGGTCGTAATTATGCCAAACATATTGCTGAACTCAATAATGCCACGCCGAGTGAGCCGCTTGTATTCTTAAAGCCGACATCATCACTCGCCCACTGCGATCTGCCGATTCAACTTCCGACTTTTTCTGATGACATTCACTATGAAACTGAAATAGTGCTCTATATTAAAGAGAATTGTGATCACATTTCCAAAGAGAAAGCGCTCTCCATTATTGGCGGTTACGGCATCGGTTTAGATCTTACTGCGCGAGATATTCAGAGCCAGATTAAAGCAAAAGGCGAGCCTTGGACGAAGTGTAAAGGATTTAGAAATGCCGCGATTGTCTCGGATTTTGTTGCTCCTTCAGCCATTACGAACTTTGATAATATTCACTTCAGTTTTAAGCAAAATGGGGTACTCAAGCAACAAGGGGAAAGTCAGCTGATGCTCTACTCCATCGCAGATATCATCGTGTATCTTGTAGAGACTTATGGACTGACAGAAGGGGATCTCATCTATACCGGTACTCCGGAAGGTGTCGGTCCACTTGCGCCCGGCGATCAATTAGAGATGACTTTAGAATCAGTGATACAAACAACCCTCACGATTGCAAAGTAA
- a CDS encoding peroxiredoxin — protein sequence MAQVEQTIWNQAFATQNGELALSSLDSDFIVLYFYPKDNTPGCSNEAQDFNQLLSQFTAKGASVVGASRDSVASHQRFVEKFDLQFPLISDPDETLCRALDVIKEKNMFGKKGFGIERSTFILDRKGNILKEWRKVKVAGHATEVLEALSTLK from the coding sequence ATGGCACAAGTCGAGCAAACAATTTGGAATCAAGCATTCGCAACACAAAATGGTGAATTAGCATTGTCTTCATTAGATTCTGATTTTATTGTTCTCTATTTCTATCCAAAAGATAATACACCGGGCTGTAGTAATGAGGCGCAAGACTTTAATCAGTTATTGTCACAATTTACCGCAAAAGGGGCTTCAGTCGTGGGTGCTTCTCGGGATAGCGTGGCTTCACATCAGCGCTTTGTAGAGAAATTTGATCTACAATTTCCGCTTATTTCTGATCCAGATGAAACGCTTTGCCGAGCACTTGATGTGATTAAAGAGAAGAATATGTTTGGCAAAAAAGGCTTTGGTATTGAGCGCAGTACCTTTATTCTTGATCGTAAGGGTAATATCCTCAAAGAGTGGCGTAAGGTAAAAGTAGCAGGGCACGCAACTGAAGTTTTAGAAGCATTATCAACGCTTAAATAA
- the rbsD gene encoding D-ribose pyranase has product MIKSKLLNSDIHRVLAQLGHTDRIVIGDAGLPIPNQTERIDLALVAGVPSFMETLEAVGSLMQIETILLADEIKVKNPDLHSAILAWVETQSSEAKPIMVDYITHEALKAQSGEPACKTIIRTGECSPYANIILEAGVVF; this is encoded by the coding sequence ATGATTAAAAGTAAGCTGTTAAATAGTGATATTCATCGCGTACTTGCCCAATTAGGACACACGGATCGTATTGTGATTGGTGATGCTGGGCTTCCCATTCCTAATCAAACAGAGCGGATCGATTTGGCGTTAGTTGCAGGTGTCCCAAGCTTTATGGAGACGCTAGAAGCCGTAGGGTCATTGATGCAAATTGAGACGATATTGCTAGCAGATGAGATTAAAGTTAAAAATCCTGATCTGCATAGTGCGATTTTAGCGTGGGTGGAAACACAAAGTAGTGAAGCGAAGCCTATTATGGTGGATTATATTACTCACGAGGCACTCAAAGCGCAAAGTGGCGAGCCTGCTTGTAAAACGATTATTCGTACCGGCGAATGTTCCCCTTATGCCAATATTATTTTAGAAGCCGGTGTGGTGTTCTAA
- the rbsA gene encoding ribose ABC transporter ATP-binding protein RbsA: MSNVLMNKVTKGDRIEVGTTLLSIDGVSKAFPGVKALDGVSLNVYAGKVMALLGENGAGKSTLMKVLTGIYSKDAGEIRYLGQPVAFKNPRDSQIAGIGIIHQELNLIPELSIAENIFLGREFTNALGCINWKKMHKEADKLLKRLSIPYSTDTLVGELSIGGQQMVEIAKVLSFETRVIIMDEPTDALTDTETEALFRVIRELKATGCGIVYISHRLKEIFEICDDVTVIRDGQFVAEKPVAELNEDRLIELMVGRKLEDQYPRIKTPIGETVLSVSHLKAAGINDVSFTLKRGEILGVSGLMGSGRTELMRAIYGAHSKSTGIVALEGKAVRIRSAADALKAGIVYISEDRKRDGLVLSMSVKENMTLSSLNLFQGKANNLRLKEELLAVKTYIDTFNIKTPHIEQNIGLLSGGNQQKIAIAKGLMTNPKVLILDEPTRGVDVGAKKEIYQLINEFKSRGLSVILVSSEMPEVLGMSDRIMVMHEGRMTAEFARSEATQEKIMAAAVGKVEGIA; this comes from the coding sequence ATGAGCAATGTTTTAATGAATAAGGTCACTAAGGGCGATCGGATTGAAGTCGGGACGACACTATTGAGTATTGATGGTGTGAGTAAGGCATTCCCCGGCGTTAAAGCGTTAGATGGTGTGAGTCTTAATGTCTATGCCGGTAAGGTGATGGCACTGTTAGGGGAGAATGGCGCAGGTAAATCCACTTTAATGAAAGTATTAACCGGGATCTATAGTAAAGATGCCGGTGAAATTCGTTATTTGGGTCAACCGGTTGCCTTTAAAAATCCTCGCGATTCTCAAATTGCCGGCATTGGTATTATTCATCAAGAGTTAAATCTCATTCCGGAACTCTCTATCGCCGAGAATATCTTCTTAGGCCGGGAGTTCACCAATGCTTTAGGGTGTATCAATTGGAAAAAGATGCACAAAGAGGCCGATAAATTGCTTAAACGCCTCAGTATCCCCTATAGCACTGATACTTTAGTGGGTGAATTATCAATTGGCGGACAGCAAATGGTGGAGATCGCTAAAGTCCTTAGTTTTGAGACGCGCGTGATCATTATGGATGAGCCTACAGATGCCTTGACGGATACAGAAACTGAAGCCCTTTTTCGGGTTATTCGAGAGCTGAAAGCCACTGGTTGTGGGATTGTCTATATCTCGCATCGTCTTAAAGAAATTTTTGAAATTTGTGATGATGTAACGGTGATTCGAGATGGTCAATTTGTTGCGGAAAAACCGGTGGCAGAACTCAATGAAGATCGATTGATAGAGCTAATGGTGGGCCGTAAATTAGAAGATCAATATCCCCGTATTAAAACGCCGATTGGAGAGACTGTTTTATCGGTTTCTCATCTAAAAGCGGCCGGCATTAATGATGTGAGCTTTACGCTTAAACGAGGGGAAATCCTCGGCGTATCGGGATTAATGGGTTCAGGGAGAACTGAGCTAATGCGGGCAATTTATGGCGCGCATTCAAAAAGTACCGGTATTGTTGCCTTAGAAGGAAAAGCGGTGCGTATTCGTTCAGCCGCGGATGCCTTAAAAGCGGGAATCGTCTATATCTCTGAAGATCGTAAACGAGATGGTTTAGTGCTCTCGATGAGTGTTAAAGAGAATATGACCTTAAGTTCCCTGAATCTCTTTCAAGGGAAAGCGAATAATTTACGACTCAAAGAAGAGCTGTTAGCGGTCAAAACCTATATTGATACCTTTAATATTAAAACACCCCATATAGAGCAAAATATTGGGCTTCTATCGGGGGGGAATCAACAGAAGATTGCCATTGCCAAAGGTTTGATGACCAATCCGAAAGTCTTAATTCTTGATGAACCGACACGCGGCGTAGACGTGGGCGCTAAAAAAGAGATCTATCAGCTGATTAATGAGTTCAAAAGCCGCGGTTTAAGCGTGATTTTAGTCTCATCAGAGATGCCGGAAGTGTTAGGAATGAGTGATCGGATTATGGTCATGCATGAAGGACGTATGACGGCCGAATTTGCAAGAAGTGAAGCAACTCAAGAGAAAATTATGGCTGCAGCAGTAGGCAAAGTAGAAGGAATTGCATAA
- the dprA gene encoding DNA-processing protein DprA — protein MLPAWLTLYATPYLGTKRLQQLLQFFPSIEEIIAANDHAWREAGMPENVISHRERINQSIIEESLHFSQMEGNAILPIDHNDYPPLLRETYNPPMLLFVRGSVKILSDPQIAIVGARKPTQEGLYNSQLFAAELADLGLIITSGLALGVDQAAHRATIQKEKPTIAVLGTGLNNIYPKSHRGLSHEIIEKGGAIISEYPLNTAPVAQNFPRRNRIISGLSLATLIIEATTQSGSLITARMSMEENRDVFAIPGSIHSPQSRGCHQLIREGAALVESTADIRQALSGWIDRPQGQQSLILDDIEEPPLSHHLTSRNRTVSTPHSQNSQKSIAPQTAPGTSPNHSTQPISPKALPQVEADHPYKAIFDLLIQPQSINQLVETLKQPASEITTGLMMLEIEGLIQSAQGFYQQIR, from the coding sequence ATGTTACCGGCATGGTTAACCCTCTATGCGACCCCCTATCTCGGCACTAAACGCTTACAACAGCTCTTACAATTCTTCCCGTCTATTGAAGAGATTATCGCCGCGAATGATCACGCGTGGCGAGAAGCCGGCATGCCGGAAAATGTGATTAGCCATCGGGAACGTATTAATCAGAGCATCATCGAGGAATCACTCCATTTTTCGCAAATGGAGGGGAATGCCATTCTCCCGATTGATCATAATGATTATCCCCCGCTTTTGCGGGAAACGTATAATCCGCCGATGCTCCTTTTTGTTCGAGGCTCGGTAAAGATTCTCTCTGATCCTCAAATCGCCATTGTCGGCGCGCGAAAACCCACTCAAGAAGGGCTCTATAATAGTCAGCTTTTCGCGGCAGAGCTCGCCGATCTTGGACTCATTATTACAAGTGGGCTTGCACTCGGCGTTGATCAGGCTGCTCATCGAGCCACCATTCAAAAAGAGAAGCCGACCATAGCGGTCTTAGGAACAGGTTTAAATAATATCTATCCCAAATCTCATCGTGGATTAAGCCACGAGATTATTGAAAAAGGGGGTGCTATTATCAGTGAGTATCCTCTCAATACAGCACCGGTTGCACAGAATTTCCCCAGGCGAAATCGGATCATTTCCGGCCTCTCCTTGGCAACACTCATTATCGAGGCTACCACGCAATCAGGGTCTCTCATTACAGCGCGGATGAGTATGGAAGAGAATCGAGATGTCTTTGCTATCCCAGGCTCTATTCACTCCCCACAATCACGAGGTTGTCATCAACTGATTCGTGAAGGTGCGGCTTTAGTTGAATCAACCGCAGATATCCGGCAAGCACTCTCAGGCTGGATTGATAGGCCACAGGGGCAACAATCATTAATACTTGATGATATAGAAGAACCTCCATTATCACACCATTTGACTAGTCGGAACCGCACCGTAAGCACTCCACATTCACAAAACTCACAAAAATCTATTGCGCCCCAAACGGCGCCTGGTACTTCCCCTAATCACTCGACGCAACCAATTTCGCCGAAAGCTCTCCCCCAAGTTGAGGCTGATCATCCTTATAAAGCGATTTTTGATCTCTTAATTCAACCACAATCCATTAATCAACTCGTAGAAACATTGAAGCAACCCGCTTCTGAGATCACAACAGGCTTAATGATGCTTGAAATTGAGGGGCTTATTCAGAGCGCTCAAGGCTTTTATCAGCAGATTCGTTAG
- a CDS encoding VIT1/CCC1 transporter family protein, which translates to MAQENDKVQHTVEKTQKKSGDIENRLNVLRAGVLGANDGIISTAGLVIGVASATTNMMTVLIAGLAGLLAGALSMAGGEYSSVSTQKDVEKSEVEKEKKRLKEDFAGAKAELAEYYQNGGLSPELSQQVATELMKEDALAARVKAKLNITLGEYVNPWNAAFSSIISFSCGAIIPLLFILFLPELYKIWGTFAAVSLALALTGFISAALGGAPRLKAVIRNVIVGMLTMAVTYGLGQFVHI; encoded by the coding sequence ATGGCACAAGAGAATGACAAAGTTCAACATACAGTAGAGAAAACCCAAAAGAAGAGTGGCGATATTGAGAACCGCCTCAATGTCTTACGTGCCGGTGTTTTAGGGGCGAATGATGGGATTATTTCTACCGCTGGACTGGTGATTGGTGTTGCGAGTGCGACTACGAATATGATGACTGTTTTGATTGCCGGTCTTGCCGGGTTACTAGCAGGCGCACTCTCTATGGCAGGTGGTGAATACTCTTCAGTCAGCACCCAAAAAGATGTGGAGAAATCTGAAGTAGAGAAAGAGAAGAAACGTTTAAAAGAAGATTTTGCTGGCGCGAAGGCAGAATTGGCAGAATATTATCAAAATGGGGGGCTTTCGCCGGAGTTGTCGCAACAAGTAGCAACAGAGTTGATGAAAGAAGATGCCCTTGCAGCGAGAGTCAAAGCGAAGCTCAATATCACACTAGGGGAATATGTTAATCCTTGGAATGCGGCATTCTCATCCATTATTTCTTTCTCTTGTGGTGCTATTATCCCATTACTTTTTATCCTCTTTTTACCTGAACTCTATAAAATCTGGGGCACTTTCGCCGCGGTCTCATTGGCGCTAGCATTAACGGGCTTTATCAGCGCGGCATTAGGCGGCGCACCACGATTAAAAGCCGTGATCCGAAATGTGATTGTCGGGATGTTAACAATGGCTGTGACTTATGGCTTAGGACAGTTTGTGCATATATAA